A stretch of Endozoicomonas sp. SCSIO W0465 DNA encodes these proteins:
- a CDS encoding IS4 family transposase, with protein sequence MLPLSPKPWSELTFGCADLGDTRRTKRLVKVAAELSAHTGNSLSSSCEGYTALVTGAYRLIENEAVKPEAIAEAGFQATAKIARQSRLLLALEDTTTLGYKHAVRSELGDLGGPEGSKTRGFHVHSVFLVDADTERSIGLIDQERWVREDVQRGKKNQRRQLPYEGKESFKWQRASENTEQRMGGKMPDIISVCDREADIYEYMHYKLDNRQRFVVRATQNRILVDGELLLFDSLAQTEVLGKYTIVVPQKGGRKKRKATLQVKRKKMTIQAPQRPGGRPEPVTMNIVSAEEIGNDSEDRLHWVLLTTEDIETFEDCRSIIRFYELRWRIEEFHKAWKSGAGVERLRLQSPDNIERLAVILMFVAVRLMQIREALMLPNDRQHKDRKLWSEKTLANEVVSDDEWQVLWLTYEKKALPDKPPTVTWLLQTIARLGGWGDSKHTGQPGWLVVWEGWAKLQDRVKTWQIARQFSAGEM encoded by the coding sequence ATGCTTCCACTTTCTCCTAAACCATGGTCAGAACTAACTTTTGGATGTGCTGATTTGGGTGATACTCGACGTACAAAACGACTTGTCAAAGTTGCTGCCGAGCTTTCAGCTCATACCGGTAATTCTTTGTCATCTTCATGCGAAGGTTATACCGCACTGGTAACTGGAGCTTACCGGCTGATTGAGAATGAGGCCGTAAAGCCTGAAGCAATAGCTGAGGCAGGCTTTCAGGCAACTGCCAAAATAGCGAGACAGTCTCGCCTACTTCTGGCTCTCGAAGATACAACAACCCTGGGTTATAAACATGCTGTCAGATCCGAGCTTGGTGATCTTGGAGGTCCTGAAGGCTCTAAAACCAGAGGATTCCACGTCCACTCTGTCTTCTTGGTTGATGCGGATACAGAGCGAAGCATTGGGCTTATTGATCAAGAACGATGGGTTAGAGAGGACGTTCAGCGGGGGAAAAAGAACCAACGTCGTCAGCTACCTTACGAGGGAAAGGAAAGCTTTAAGTGGCAAAGAGCCTCTGAAAACACAGAACAAAGGATGGGGGGTAAAATGCCTGACATCATCAGTGTTTGCGACCGGGAGGCGGATATATACGAATATATGCACTACAAACTGGATAACCGACAGCGGTTTGTTGTAAGAGCTACACAAAACAGAATCCTGGTGGATGGCGAACTCTTATTATTTGATTCCTTAGCTCAGACTGAAGTGTTGGGGAAATATACGATAGTGGTTCCTCAAAAAGGAGGTAGAAAGAAGCGAAAGGCAACGCTGCAGGTCAAAAGAAAGAAGATGACAATACAGGCGCCGCAAAGGCCAGGCGGCAGGCCGGAACCGGTAACTATGAATATTGTGTCGGCTGAAGAGATTGGCAATGACTCCGAAGACCGTTTGCACTGGGTACTATTGACAACTGAAGATATTGAAACATTCGAAGACTGTCGCTCTATCATTCGATTTTACGAGCTCCGATGGCGAATAGAAGAGTTCCATAAGGCTTGGAAATCGGGAGCAGGAGTAGAAAGGCTTCGTCTGCAATCTCCGGATAACATTGAACGACTTGCGGTCATATTAATGTTTGTCGCTGTCAGACTAATGCAAATCCGTGAAGCATTAATGTTACCGAATGACAGGCAGCACAAAGACAGAAAGCTTTGGAGTGAAAAAACACTCGCGAATGAGGTGGTCAGTGATGATGAATGGCAGGTTCTCTGGCTAACCTATGAAAAAAAAGCGTTGCCCGATAAGCCGCCAACAGTCACTTGGCTGCTTCAAACGATTGCTCGGCTTGGTGGTTGGGGTGATTCAAAGCATACAGGGCAGCCCGGCTGGTTAGTG